The Nerophis ophidion isolate RoL-2023_Sa unplaced genomic scaffold, RoL_Noph_v1.0 HiC_scaffold_45, whole genome shotgun sequence genomic interval CCGCCAGCGGAGGGCCGGtggggcctcccgcgaagcccctgCCGGTTCCCGCCTGTTAGTGCCGGATGAATCCGCGTCGCCAGCGAGTACTGCGCGGATATTCCCCtgtcctacagtccgtgaacacatccccacacattgtgtcactaactggctaaaccccggccaatttgttcctaaAATTATGGGATGCGTAAGGTGCGCGCTTGCGGCAACCTTAACATTATGCTTTTGACCTTCATgccaaatttccactggcacaatcgggtactcgtgcacatccccatgaatacacctaattcttcccagtgtcgcctgcctcaacaccccgggtcgaaccaggttttggtgcatcatggactgtttacagcccgaatccaccatcgcccggtatgtactcccttgtattcttACTGGGACACAGTACGTCTCCCCCGGATCGGGCACCCGACAACCCGCATCACATGCCCCACCTCCATTAAGGAGCACTTCCGGCGAACGTGACCGGGTTGACCgcaaccccagcacaccggcccagGTGTCTGATGTGCactctgtgagggaagccctctcTGGACAGCGCTGGTACCCTGAAACTGACAAGGAGAAAGCAGATTATATCCCcggtccccccccaccccccttgttggatgtgtgtgtgtgtgactgggtgcgtgggtgcgtgtgtgcgtgttcgAGGAGGGGACCTGCTCCATGCTTCCAGGTCCTCCGGCCAGGTGAGGGCGCTGCTCCAGTGTCATCCCGTCTGGTGGCGTGAGTCGTCGGTGAAGTGCTGGGAGGGCCTTTTCGGCTGCTTTCGTCGTCGCTTCCCTCTGGACCGCTAGGTGGTCCTCGGCCAGTGTCACCGCTGTTTTCACGTCGGCAGGGCAATGGCACCTCACCCACGCGGCTGTCTTGAGCGGAAGGGCGTCGACGAACTGCTCCAGCAGTATTCCCTCCACCTCTCCGGGATCCCGCCCATTCAGCTGGAGCCACCGGGCCGCCGAGTCTCGCATCTGCTGCGCCAGGACGAAAGGGCGGTCCTCTTTGCCCTACTTCATTGCCCGGAACTTCCTTCTGTAATCCTCCGGGCTGCTGCTGACCCGATccaggatggcgtggcgcaggttTGCGTACTGCTTCCGGGTGGCTGACgggagactcaacgccgcccgctgcgcctcccccaccagCAGCGGCAGCAGCTTCACTCCCCACTCTCCTCGCGGCCATCTGCATGAGGTCGCTGTGGCCTCGAAAACGTCCAGAAACGTGTGGGGATCTTCTGCCTCCCCCATTCGCTGCATGTTGGCTGCTGCTCCTACCGTGGATctgtccatcagctgctggatCAGCTGCGTCTGTTGCTGGCTTGCTGCCGATACCTCGGCCAGCACTTGCCCGAGCGCCTCCAGGGGTGATGTGGTGGACATCGTCGTGGTTCGCTTAAGTTGGGTGCCAGTTGTGGacgtttcctgcgtctcgcccggcttcttctgaccacagtatcacacagctcaggatacaggtttgacacagtatttaatacatcttttactttacacaactGTCCGTctttccagcttttcagctgtcccttGTTCGTCTCTCTGCCTCTCTCCTGCGTCCTCATGCGTCCCTCTCCcattcatggtctccagcgctgctaataaaggaacaggtgattagataactccttccagctgaggtatccactcacctgttggctgcttcatggccggcccctgcacacaccccgcccgcaggggacgcgtggaacacgcccctctccacagctTGCTATGCCGATGACATTTTAGTCTATCTCGGGCAACCAACACACCCTTTTCCTAAATTAATGCAATCTTTAGAACAGTATGGTCTATTATCAGGATATAAAATCAAAATAGGAAATCAGAAGCAGTGACCCCCTGTTATGGCAAACAGTCTTTTAAATACCTGGGCATAATTCTATCAAAAGATCTTACAAAATTATCAGTACACAATTATCTAcccatacataaaaacataaaagatGACTTAGCACGATGGAACTCAATTCCTTTTTTTTGCCTTAGCTGTAGAATTGATTGTATTAAAATGAATGCACttcctgtcagagttatttgttgacgaaccccaagatgcagagatggaggcaggcatggagtgagcaaacatgatttaataaagatactaagacaaaatcaaacaaagggttcaaaccaaaagcgcgcacgtggtcggaataacaaactaagagagctagcactgggagctagaaaaacaaaaaggaactttagcatggaagctagaggataacaaacagaaaaactggaaatagctatggctaacaaaaacagcttaccgctacgacgaccaggaaaagatgtagcacaacaggtaatagctgagatgatgccagacacgacaggtagcaaagacacaagagtgacatgaggtaaCGACAAtataaatgacaatacaatgatccagcaactgacacaagacaaaggagttACAAAtaagagccggctgattggcaacaggtgtggccagatgccaatcagccgcagctaaagGGGAACAcatcactcagggaacaagacaggaagctgacaaattaagagcacttgacaggaactaaaagacaggaaatactaaaacacaggaaacagacaaatgcagaggagaaaactaaaacatagacaaactgtcaggggcaagcctgacacttccAAGACTGCTGTACCTATTTCAAACCCTACCAATAGAGATCAACAAAAAACAATTCAGCTTCATGTAGTATAATGAAAgattaaaaaatgctcagttttgaaactattaaaaggacactttttttttttttagaaaaacccaGACTTCTATCGATATCTGCAGTTGCATCATTTTGTTAATATGAAGGTGAAACATGTAACACAGTCAAGACCAGCATATGTTTAATTGAACTGTTTACAATTCAGAAATTATTAATAGAAGTGTTTCATGCTTGTATaagaaatcattttcaactttgtatattaaaacaaaatgggagaaggaaggagggataactacatctgaggaagaatggacaataaaaaggagatatcaatggacttgtagcagctcacccaagtggagagtttggctgggaaagttttattccaccttctcagaagtctcagtatgataacaactcccctgcctgttggacaaattgtgggaatctaaaggcaaaccactagcatgttttctgggactgctctgccataaaggactattggaaagagatacaccaagctctacaggatattttcaaatcaccccttgaaagtaacattctgtttttcacacatcgcacctcaggattggctgaaaaaagagaaatacttcatgaatatcctactagtggtttgtaaaaagagcattaccaggaaatggatattacaggagagcccaactttgaagaaatggatggaaatcacaatggacatttataaaacacaggagataacagcttttattatttataaactagagATATTTACCTCATACTGGGAATACTGGGTTGATTATGTCACGCCACATAAGactaattttttttctaattagtgattaaactgttttaaaaaaaaaaagattactccctatatgtatATAGTTTTATCTGTttatactatttattattattatcgttattaattttattaatattattattactctgtttttttgctgttttttctctttttgtgGGGGAGGGGTGCAGGTGTCATCGttgggaaataaacaaaaaataatattttgatctTTCAGGCAGACAatagatgtatgatgtatgcacatatgatgtaatggataacaATGTCAGATGATGGATGTCCAtgaaaaaacaataataacaataatttgtaagtaaaaaatacatttaaatgaaatAAGAGTAGTTGTAGTAGTGACTTCTGTCATGCGGACTGTAGTCTCCACATGAGAGAGAAGTGAGAAGAAGATTGTGTGAATCCTGCCTTCCAGTCCCAGTGTGCTGACATGACACTAGATTGCTTCTCCCTCATTATCCAGCCTGTCAATCTTGGCTCAGCTCATTTCTGACACTCCATTTGTCACATCTGGCAAATTTTGTTCGTGTTTTCCGCTGTTTAATGTTTGaattcctgtcctgtgcttttattttggtggctctcccagttttgttggtgttttcccgtggCAGCTTCACTTCTGTCCCCGAGCATTTCCCCTCACCttttttctgtttgcaatcaagactatttcaattGATCCTCTTGCTACCTTTGTTGTCCGGACATTATTCTTTGTTCACGGGTGACTATCCTTTTTGATGTCAAGCTCGAGTACGCACatattttgtggacgccgtctgctccacatttcctgtgagtgttttgctgggtttcagcggtttgttttgttgtcttcacaGTTCCCTGTTGCTCTCGGTTTTTGTTcgtttatcaaaaacatccattttttttactgcatggtgCCACCTGGTTCATCTGCATCTTAAGAAATCATTCCCAATTTCCGATTTTTGGTGAATTATTGTGAAATTTCCACTGTCATGTTACTctttaaggcttcacggtggaagaggggttagtgtgtctgcctcacaatatgaaggtcctgagtagtcagggttcaatcccgggctcaggatctttctgtgtggagtttgcatgttctccccgtgaatgtgtgggttccctccaggtactccggcttcctcccacctccaaagacatgcacctggggataggcccctcccacctccaaagacatgcacctggggataggttgattggcaacactgaatggtccctagtctgtccatctgtgttggccctgcgatgagacggcgacttgtccagggtgtatgccaccttccacccgattgtagctgaggtaggcagcaGCGCCCCTCGCAacaccaaaggggaataagcggtagaaatggatggatgttactcttTATAGTTGATTAGAAAATTAAGAAAATATTTACTGAGTCCTGCTGCTAGTTCACTTTTTGTGGAGTCATTTTGCTACCTGTCAAGTAGGGAATTTGTTCTTAAATATCTATAAATAATCCTTAATATTGGCAGGCATAGTGATTAATTTATTCAGCAGAGCATTAAAACTTGAATccgacaaaaaagtaaacacaaatgctgtcttcctcgctgctaaaacatgatagcaacatgcatctgctagcCCCCACTTCTCACAATGTGGCGAGGTGGAATACTACAAGAGGCACTCTAATATGGTACTTAAATATCTATTTTTAGTCTTATTATCGAGGAATATTGAGGTCACACTTATATTAAAAAATTTATGTCAAAGTTTCATCCAGTcttctgatgatgatgatgaatctgCGTCCAAACTCAGAGTCCAAATTTTGTTAACAATTTTATTAATTCGTACTTTTAATTGgagaataacatcaataaaatgcaatggaacaaatgtgtgaaaaaaataaataaagaaatatgacCTCTCTTTAACAATGGGAAATTAGAATAAAAATTTAGAAACATTTACaatattcaataaatgcacacaacttaaaaagtcATTCCAGGACAACATATAAGAGTAGAAGATAAGAAGCACAACATTCAACATAAAATATACGTTCATATTAAtcatgctgtgtttttaaagtacatttagcacaatcactgtttataagtgtttttaaatccctgcagcttccttgactgttacacacttgtaaTTACTGACCTGATACTTAAACCTGAATGTTTTATCACACAATCGGTTTCTCTccattgtgtgttctcatgtgtgtggtcatgtattgctttctggagaaactcttcttacaaacagggcaagtaaaaggtttctctccagtatgtattctcatgtgtgtggtcatgtcaggcttcatggagaaactcttcttacaaacagagcaaggaaaaggtttctcaccagtgtgtgtcctcatgtgtgtggtcatgtgttgctttctggagaaactcttcttacaaacagagcaaataaaaggtttctctccagtatgtgttctcatgtgtgtgatcatgacaatctttctggagaaactcttcaaacaagcagagcaagtaaaaggtttctctccagtgtgtgttcttatgtgtgtggtcatgtttgGCTTTGAGGAGAAACTCTTCTCACAGacggagcaagtaaaaggtttctctccagtgtgtgttctcatgtgtgtggtcatgtgatgcttACTGATGAAAGTCTTCTTACATACAGAGCAAGTGAAAggtttctcacctgtgtgtgttttcatgtgtaatATCATGACACTCTTAGCGTTGAATCTTTTAGCACAAATtgagcaagcaaaaggtttctctccagtatgtgttctcatgtgtgtggtcatgtcattCTTTCTggggaaactcttcttacaaacagagcaagtaaaaggtttctctccagtatgtattgtcatgtgtgtggtcatgtattgctttctggagaaactcttcttacaaacaggtgtcatgtgtttggggcactttggtcctccgacccgcaggtggagctgtcggttgctgccggttagtgtttggggcactttggtcctccgacccgcaggtggagctggtctgtgaagacgtgcaacatctcagagggctgctgattgggcggcctataaaaggcctcccatcagcatgctctctctctcatgctctctctctttctctctctcgtcccacaggcacattcgtttggtgaccgtatggtcacggcaacgacggccgggattagcaccacactaacacccttttgggacaacactcatttactgatacattccttggttaattcacattactgatcactgatacatgttgtaaataaaagatctgttggctaaaatgtacaaatcggtgtggtctcccttaatgttacagccactaacaagccagtggttgtgacttATGGGGGCTtgtccgatctttggtagtaactttaggctatggtaattccttctactggctatggcagcgtaggaaggtgcgtagagctctttgtattgagtattccttctactggcttttggagcgtaggaaggtgagtagagctgagttactaattgtgtactgctgatagtcagttggggcctgttatcagttagttaattgggggatctaTTGATTTGTACTcttgaggctttgtttgaccgtgcaagttaggtagacactgaattgtttgttccagccatcttggtttagtttcattgcagtttgtagcattgcattcagcctcttaggagctgtcgcctttatccccatctagtacgggttctaggttcctgctgtcacagagcctgggcgagggcaccgccttggagaaacggctgaatcggctttgtcgggatggtacgtctccacaggtattggtgagtaaatgatcctcgtcctcgggctctgtgtgaaaatagattagtctagtggggggaaaatgtttagggggatgctccgaggttagtttgctgtgttaacataactgtaatgttttagagacctggttggattggttggagagagagagcctagcgtaattagagctagtttttggttgggttgttttttcagtagtttcattgttggtttggtacagtagccagattggtactgacggcctgggttgagcaggatggaggcttttgtggaagcaccatctgagaaattgttgtttgcccttaataaggaacagttgttgcaattggcagaaaagtatggcatggaattgtcatcagccattagaactggtaagaagggacccttgcgtgactccattcacgagtttttgtgtgagcagagcattttgccttcaggaaaaggtggtgatgctcatgtgaagggtatgtcagagcctatgcagtcagagagggtaggcatactgacttttgagcaacaaagagagatgaaggcacttgaatttgagtgggcgcaacaggctaaggagaaagaacgtctttttgaactggaaaaaatcaaattagaacgagaattgcaacagcaagcagatatggagagactcaaatttgaaaaagaaatggatttgaaaaaaggtgaaatggaccttacagtacagcttgagaaaattaaaattgaacaggatcgtttgaaactaatgtcagaaggtaagattagtggaaatctgtccgggtcaagtatggatagcatggtaaagtatgttccaaagtttgacgaacgtgacccagacgtgtttttctcactgtttgaacagatggcctctgacaaaaagtggagtgaagaggatagaacggtgcttttgcaaactgtactagtaggacgcgcacgggaggcatacttggcattaacacctgttgataggcacaagtatgctgaggtgaaaaaagcggtcttgaaatgttatgaactgaatccagaagcttacagacgtttcagaaactggcgtaaacgtgataatcagacccatgctgaagtggcaagagagttgagtacttattttaaccggtggctcacttcagagtctgtctcaacttacgaaaatgtgcgtgatttgttgattttggagcagtttaagaacattgtaccagatcgaattgcaacctacattaatgagcaaaaggcaaagtcagtggaggaggcagcctcgcttgctgatacctttgtgttgactcataaacgtaagccttacagcagtcctccacggtataatagccaccaacgttatgatcctgctcgttctcctccacaacgttctcctcctcgttatggtcgtagttcaaatcgatccaattatggcaattccagtaatgttcctaaatttgataatggaagtagcaaatctcgcccaagcccgacgaataaatgtcattactgtttgcaggagggacattggaaaaaggactgcccgctgttgaaaggccgtaaatctaatgccaaggtagctgggtgtgtttctgttgtgcatccagttgattttggcgtctctgatctaacaccgttacctcgtttggaagttcattgtgagcaagtgattgaagatggtgcatctgtgtcagacgagcagacgaaatcagtagagtcagctgcgtctgatttcgctccattcattagtgatggctgggtgtcattggt includes:
- the LOC133546848 gene encoding gastrula zinc finger protein XlCGF57.1-like → MTPVCKKSFSRKQYMTTHMTIHTGEKPFTCSVCKKSFPRKNDMTTHMRTHTGEKPFACSICAKRFNAKSVMILHMKTHTGEKPFTCSVCKKTFISKHHMTTHMRTHTGEKPFTCSVCEKSFSSKPNMTTHIRTHTGEKPFTCSACLKSFSRKIVMITHMRTHTGEKPFICSVCKKSFSRKQHMTTHMRTHTGEKPFPCSVCKKSFSMKPDMTTHMRIHTGEKPFTCPVCKKSFSRKQYMTTHMRTHNGEKPIV